A single genomic interval of uncultured Sphaerochaeta sp. harbors:
- a CDS encoding GGDEF domain-containing protein, with protein MTPFDQRTKRFIRNLKATRIISALLAVEQLLYGIFLIQPGTPVRAQYFLSAFLISFLCLISLVISKPKETISGMGYPFFEMLPLALGMVIALNRMFANKGILLNIPTLYLAFIYGGAVFFLLDYVQSGILYGTFTIASIVMVNSHSLLANNVPFRTDFVINNGIAWTVSALNYRYYRQEQKHIRLIEEQNQQLRMLSEQDALTGLLNRRKIDSIISELLKNKKGGTAVSALILFDLDHFKLVNDTFGHQRGDLLLKEISALVKDQLLEDESLARWGGEEFLILTKRDGKALAESLRENIENHVFEQVGKITASFGVSPVLPDDSEVKIFRQVDKALYRAKEMGRNRVEVFTN; from the coding sequence ATGACTCCCTTCGACCAGAGAACCAAACGTTTCATCAGAAACTTGAAAGCTACCAGAATAATCTCAGCATTGCTTGCTGTAGAACAGTTGCTCTATGGTATATTTTTAATACAGCCAGGTACTCCTGTGAGAGCCCAGTACTTCCTCAGTGCCTTTCTTATTTCATTTCTCTGTCTCATCAGCCTTGTGATAAGCAAGCCTAAAGAAACCATCTCTGGAATGGGTTATCCATTTTTTGAAATGCTGCCCCTTGCGCTTGGCATGGTTATTGCTCTCAATAGGATGTTTGCAAATAAAGGAATCCTCTTGAATATTCCCACGCTTTATCTAGCGTTCATCTATGGCGGAGCTGTCTTCTTTCTTCTGGATTATGTCCAGTCTGGTATTCTTTATGGTACGTTTACCATTGCCTCGATTGTTATGGTGAACTCGCATTCACTGCTTGCAAACAATGTTCCTTTTCGTACCGATTTTGTCATAAACAATGGAATTGCCTGGACTGTTTCAGCGCTTAACTATCGTTATTATAGACAGGAACAGAAGCATATCAGGCTTATTGAAGAACAAAACCAACAACTGCGTATGCTCAGTGAACAGGATGCACTGACCGGATTACTCAACAGACGCAAGATAGACAGCATAATTTCAGAGCTATTGAAGAACAAGAAAGGTGGTACTGCAGTATCTGCACTTATCCTCTTTGATCTGGATCATTTCAAACTGGTCAACGATACCTTTGGTCATCAACGGGGGGATCTTCTCCTGAAAGAAATCTCTGCTTTAGTAAAAGACCAACTGCTGGAAGATGAATCACTTGCGCGTTGGGGAGGGGAGGAGTTTCTCATTCTTACCAAGCGTGATGGAAAGGCTCTCGCAGAATCATTACGAGAGAACATTGAGAACCACGTATTTGAACAGGTGGGAAAGATTACCGCCAGTTTCGGGGTCTCTCCCGTACTTCCTGACGATTCCGAGGTCAAGATATTCCGTCAGGTTGATAAGGCCCTCTATCGTGCCAAGGAGATGGGGAGAAACCGAGTAGAGGTGTTCACCAACTGA
- a CDS encoding extracellular solute-binding protein: MKKTLLVLLFVLLSASLVFGAGTKEQAAETGETTVRWAYWGSGERVTISQEAIDLYESRNPGVKVNPEVSGGAGDHFVKVDTQLAGGNGPDIIQMGGNIYDYADVLLPLDQYAGTLLDTAVIDPSAVASGTIDGKLLGVSTGVTMPALVYNKSMIERAGVPLPKRSLTYDEFRDYLVLLKSKLPRGVYPMQDIGVMSTNSTPFGYWTRYNGTPLYDAASSSTDVTAYDAQKYLELFADYRKNGLVPPPDVAAGFAENNADSSALIAGKVAIGYLYTNQLGGYQAATTDELELMEFPGAAATKALWQAPSQFYTVNKDSKNPEETVKFINFLVNDPDAALILGSNRGASASATARAAGAATPADQKVLDYMQVAGPHSSAETDHVPNDTEFNSTLFLIYQRVAFGEISAAEGGKQIHDLLVRLINK; this comes from the coding sequence ATGAAAAAGACCTTATTGGTTTTGCTTTTCGTTTTACTGAGTGCTTCATTGGTTTTTGGTGCAGGCACCAAGGAACAAGCAGCAGAGACTGGGGAGACTACTGTCCGCTGGGCCTATTGGGGCAGTGGAGAGAGAGTCACCATCAGTCAGGAAGCCATTGATCTGTACGAGAGCCGAAATCCAGGAGTCAAGGTAAACCCTGAGGTTTCCGGTGGAGCTGGTGATCACTTTGTAAAAGTAGATACACAGCTTGCAGGTGGAAATGGTCCTGATATTATCCAGATGGGTGGAAACATTTACGACTATGCGGATGTGCTTCTCCCATTGGATCAGTATGCTGGAACCTTGTTGGATACTGCAGTTATCGACCCAAGTGCTGTTGCTAGTGGTACCATTGATGGGAAGCTTCTTGGCGTCTCTACTGGTGTTACGATGCCGGCATTGGTTTATAACAAGTCCATGATTGAGAGAGCAGGGGTTCCTCTTCCAAAGAGATCTTTGACGTACGATGAGTTCCGTGACTATTTGGTATTGCTCAAGAGCAAACTGCCTCGTGGTGTTTATCCAATGCAGGATATTGGTGTTATGTCTACCAATTCCACACCATTTGGATACTGGACCCGATATAATGGTACTCCTCTCTATGATGCAGCTTCTTCCAGTACTGATGTAACAGCTTATGATGCTCAGAAGTACCTTGAGCTGTTCGCTGATTATCGTAAGAATGGTCTGGTACCGCCCCCTGATGTAGCCGCTGGTTTTGCAGAGAACAATGCAGACTCCTCTGCCTTGATTGCTGGAAAGGTAGCCATTGGGTATCTCTATACCAACCAACTTGGTGGGTATCAAGCAGCAACAACCGATGAGCTTGAGCTCATGGAGTTTCCAGGCGCTGCAGCCACCAAGGCTCTTTGGCAAGCTCCTAGTCAGTTCTATACCGTAAACAAGGATTCAAAGAATCCGGAAGAAACGGTGAAGTTTATCAACTTCTTGGTCAATGATCCTGATGCAGCTTTGATTCTTGGAAGCAACAGGGGAGCAAGCGCTTCAGCTACTGCTCGTGCAGCTGGTGCAGCAACCCCAGCAGATCAGAAAGTTCTTGATTACATGCAGGTTGCAGGTCCCCACTCCTCAGCAGAGACAGACCATGTGCCCAATGACACTGAGTTCAATAGCACACTCTTTCTGATTTATCAGAGAGTTGCCTTTGGTGAAATTTCAGCTGCAGAGGGTGGCAAGCAGATTCATGATTTGTTGGTTCGTCTGATCAACAAGTAA
- a CDS encoding carbohydrate ABC transporter permease yields the protein MLKRKEKINRLLLNAFIIVLGVSMLYPILWLVGASFKPSNMIFTDPSLWPKEFTTENYPVGWNGIGIVGFDTFFKNSFTICLLSALANAMFCSLTAYAFARLKFAGKKYWFALMMITLMLPSHVTTIPRYIMFRNFGWINTFLPIVVPKFFATDAFFIFLLVQFIRGLPKDIDESAVIDGCSKFGIYTRIIMPLTLPALITTLLFSFLWTWDDFFNQLLYLTSPDKYTVPMGLRLFLDASGMSSWGPMFAMSVLSLIPAFILFFSLQKYFVRGIATTGIKG from the coding sequence ATGCTGAAGAGAAAAGAAAAAATCAACAGGCTGCTGCTGAATGCATTCATCATCGTCCTTGGGGTAAGTATGCTTTATCCGATCCTCTGGTTGGTCGGGGCCTCGTTTAAGCCAAGCAATATGATCTTTACCGATCCATCCCTTTGGCCTAAGGAATTCACCACTGAAAACTATCCAGTTGGGTGGAACGGCATAGGTATCGTAGGATTTGATACCTTCTTCAAGAACTCCTTTACCATCTGCTTACTCAGTGCTTTAGCCAACGCAATGTTCTGTTCGTTGACAGCCTATGCATTCGCCAGACTGAAGTTTGCTGGGAAGAAGTACTGGTTTGCACTTATGATGATTACCCTGATGTTGCCATCCCATGTTACAACAATTCCTCGTTATATCATGTTTCGCAACTTTGGTTGGATTAACACGTTCTTGCCTATTGTGGTACCGAAGTTCTTTGCTACTGATGCATTCTTTATCTTCCTGTTGGTACAGTTCATCAGAGGATTACCAAAGGATATTGACGAAAGTGCGGTTATCGATGGATGCAGTAAGTTCGGTATCTATACAAGGATTATCATGCCGCTCACGTTACCCGCCTTGATTACAACGTTATTATTTTCATTCTTATGGACTTGGGACGATTTCTTCAACCAGTTGCTCTACTTGACCAGTCCTGATAAATATACTGTCCCCATGGGACTGAGACTGTTTTTGGACGCTTCTGGCATGTCTTCCTGGGGGCCGATGTTTGCTATGTCTGTGCTTTCGCTCATTCCTGCATTCATTTTGTTTTTCTCCTTGCAGAAGTATTTTGTCAGAGGTATCGCTACTACTGGTATCAAGGGATGA
- a CDS encoding sugar ABC transporter permease produces MCYSLYLSFTQFNIRTPPEWIGLRNYLVMFAGTDILPRDDRFVNSMIVTFKFVFISVPLKLVFALAVAMLMNKKLKLIPLYRALYYIPTLLGGSVAIAVLWRRLFAGDGVLNMILERTLGLEMLPAWISNPKYALYTLILLAIWQFGSPMIIFLAGLQQIPREFYEASSVDGAGKIRQFFAITLPSLSPIIFFNFVM; encoded by the coding sequence GTGTGTTACTCACTCTATCTTTCATTTACCCAGTTCAATATCCGCACACCTCCTGAATGGATTGGGCTGAGGAATTATCTGGTCATGTTTGCTGGAACCGATATACTTCCTCGTGACGATCGCTTCGTAAATTCGATGATCGTTACATTCAAGTTTGTATTCATCTCCGTGCCCTTGAAGTTGGTGTTCGCATTGGCTGTTGCCATGCTTATGAACAAAAAGCTCAAGTTGATTCCGCTCTACCGTGCGCTCTACTATATTCCAACCCTCTTGGGTGGAAGTGTCGCCATAGCAGTCCTGTGGAGACGACTTTTTGCTGGAGACGGGGTGTTGAACATGATTCTGGAAAGAACACTGGGACTTGAGATGCTTCCTGCCTGGATATCGAATCCAAAGTATGCACTCTATACCTTGATTCTTCTTGCAATTTGGCAGTTTGGTTCACCCATGATCATATTCCTAGCAGGCTTGCAACAAATTCCCAGGGAGTTCTACGAGGCCTCCAGCGTTGATGGGGCAGGGAAGATTCGGCAGTTCTTCGCCATTACACTTCCTTCACTCTCACCTATCATCTTCTTCAATTTTGTCATGTAA